The sequence CCCGACTCTCCAGGGGAACAGGAGGTTTTCAGGGCGCACGCCATCGGCCGCCGCGCACTCCCCTCCACCATCCCCCTGGTGGGTCGGACACCCGTCATCCCCCCGGAGCCGTCGTGCCTTGCACGGGCCGGCGCGCGCAGCGGAGGTCACCGCGGAGCGGCCGGAACGCAGTGGAGGAGGGCGTAGCCCTTGACCGGAGCGAGCACGCCGGCACGCTCGCCGCACAGGACGGCGGTGCAGCGGCGGCCGGGCGGCAGGCCTGCCTCCACCCTCTGTCGCGTCAACTTACTCCACAGCTGTCCACAGCACTGTTCGATTCGTTCACTTGACGAGGACGTTTGCCGACGACCGGCGAAAGAGGCTGCGGCGGCAACGCCTTAAGCGATAGAGAAATCGCCCCTATCGATTCGCCGACGGCGCAGAGTTGGTTGCAATCTTTGCAACTCTTCTCGGTTTGTGCTTCCCTCATTTTGCCTGGGCAATTCCTGGGCAAAAAAAGAGGGCGGCTTTTGCCGCCCCAAGTCTGCACTGACGAAGTCCGGCTCGGATCACTCCTGGATGGGAGCCGAGCCGGACTTCTTCACCAGCTCGATCGCCGCGAGGCAGTCGGCCTTGTTGGTGTATCCTTCGCCCGAGTTGGCGATCTTCCGATAGTTTGCAGCGTAGAGGGTCCACCGCCACTCGTTCGCTGCGTCTTTATAGACCTTGTAGTACATATTCACCTCGGGTTGCTACGTGGTTATCCCGACTCTTGAAGACCCATCACTGTGGGGTCCGGGAGCGCGCGAATCGGCGCGCCTCACTACTTGGGAGAAGGTCTCCCGTTCGCGCAACAGTCGGCAGGCAAACGCTCGGTTTTTCCACAGGCAGATGTCCT comes from Salinarimonas sp. and encodes:
- a CDS encoding DUF1508 domain-containing protein, producing the protein MYYKVYKDAANEWRWTLYAANYRKIANSGEGYTNKADCLAAIELVKKSGSAPIQE